One genomic window of Polyangium aurulentum includes the following:
- a CDS encoding OmpA family protein, with protein sequence MRTRLSLRLLPTLGLLSTVLVPSALWAQETSAPAVQVGEFSVQRFEPAPGSKNFLTVEGARMDATWGWSAGVMVNYANNPFVVRSCRARDNCSEPNAQLTDTAVIKDMITADVLASLVPIPILQIGLRVPVTYVSGSGINVDTGGPAAEPLKGVGVGDAMLEGKFRFFGDPKTSAVVLGGAIDVAAPLGNITAQGKYIGNATPVTAGGRLIFDGNFGPLQLGLNLRGIYRSNATLGTTTLGPEFRYGAALGYQVSPIFRIMAEGFGSTNFSAKNGTNALEADGAIQITPLNGSLVFTAGGGAGVLSGVGVPVFRALGGIGYVSEVGDQDKDGVKDTDDKCPTVAEDTDEFEDDDGCPEDDNDQDRVTDDKDKCPNKSETINGFKDDDGCPDELADKDKDGIGDNDDKCPEDFGKMRVKEFWGCPDKDQDGIADKADGCPDQAEDTDGFADTDGCPDPDNDGDKINDDADECIEQPEVYNGFKDEDGCPDEAPDSDKDGLPDDKDKCPKQPENFNGFEDDDGCPDKGPNLVTVGEEDIKILQKVEFGNNSDKIQGATSFAVLNAVASVLNIHKEIFLVEVAGHTDNTGKVDENRTLSQKRADAVVKYLIEKGVDKARLQAKGYGPDKPIADNKQTAGRAKNRRVEFNILKSAKKSAPAP encoded by the coding sequence ATGAGAACGCGACTATCGCTGAGGCTGCTGCCGACGTTGGGTCTCCTGTCCACCGTGCTGGTTCCCTCCGCCCTCTGGGCGCAGGAGACGTCCGCTCCGGCGGTGCAGGTGGGTGAGTTCTCCGTCCAGCGCTTCGAGCCCGCTCCCGGATCCAAGAACTTCCTCACCGTCGAAGGCGCCCGCATGGACGCCACCTGGGGCTGGTCCGCCGGCGTCATGGTGAACTACGCGAACAATCCGTTCGTCGTGAGGAGCTGTCGCGCGCGGGACAACTGCAGCGAGCCGAACGCGCAGTTGACGGACACCGCCGTCATCAAGGACATGATCACCGCCGACGTGCTCGCGTCGCTGGTGCCGATCCCGATCCTGCAGATCGGCCTGCGCGTGCCGGTGACGTACGTGAGCGGCTCGGGCATCAACGTCGACACGGGCGGCCCCGCGGCCGAGCCGCTCAAGGGCGTCGGCGTGGGCGACGCGATGCTCGAGGGCAAGTTCCGCTTCTTCGGCGATCCGAAGACGTCGGCCGTGGTGCTCGGCGGCGCGATCGACGTGGCCGCGCCGCTCGGCAACATCACGGCGCAGGGCAAGTACATCGGCAACGCGACGCCGGTGACGGCCGGCGGCCGGCTGATCTTCGACGGCAACTTCGGGCCGCTCCAGCTCGGCCTGAACCTGCGCGGGATCTACCGCAGCAACGCCACGCTCGGCACGACGACGCTCGGCCCCGAGTTCCGCTACGGCGCCGCGCTCGGCTACCAGGTGAGCCCGATCTTCCGCATCATGGCCGAGGGCTTCGGCAGCACGAATTTCAGCGCCAAGAACGGCACCAACGCGCTCGAGGCCGACGGCGCCATCCAGATCACGCCCCTCAACGGCAGCCTCGTCTTCACGGCGGGCGGCGGCGCGGGCGTGCTCTCGGGCGTGGGCGTGCCGGTCTTCCGCGCGCTCGGCGGCATCGGGTACGTGAGCGAGGTCGGCGACCAGGACAAGGACGGCGTCAAGGACACGGACGACAAGTGCCCCACGGTCGCCGAGGACACCGACGAGTTCGAGGACGACGACGGCTGCCCCGAGGACGACAACGATCAGGACCGGGTCACCGACGACAAGGACAAGTGCCCGAACAAGTCGGAGACGATCAACGGCTTCAAGGACGACGACGGCTGTCCCGACGAGCTGGCCGACAAGGACAAGGACGGCATCGGGGACAACGACGACAAGTGCCCCGAAGACTTCGGCAAGATGCGCGTCAAGGAGTTCTGGGGCTGCCCGGACAAGGACCAGGACGGCATCGCGGACAAGGCTGACGGCTGCCCGGATCAGGCCGAGGACACCGACGGCTTCGCCGACACCGACGGCTGCCCGGATCCCGACAACGACGGCGACAAGATCAACGACGACGCCGACGAGTGCATCGAGCAGCCCGAGGTCTACAACGGCTTCAAGGACGAAGACGGCTGCCCCGACGAGGCGCCCGACTCGGACAAGGACGGCCTGCCGGACGACAAGGACAAGTGCCCGAAGCAGCCCGAGAACTTCAACGGCTTCGAGGACGACGACGGCTGCCCGGACAAGGGTCCGAACCTGGTGACGGTCGGCGAGGAGGACATCAAGATCCTCCAGAAGGTCGAGTTCGGGAACAACAGCGACAAGATCCAGGGCGCGACGAGCTTCGCGGTGCTCAACGCCGTGGCCAGCGTGCTCAACATCCACAAGGAGATCTTCCTCGTGGAGGTCGCGGGTCACACCGACAACACGGGCAAGGTCGACGAGAACCGCACGCTGTCGCAGAAGCGCGCCGACGCGGTGGTCAAGTACCTCATCGAAAAGGGCGTCGACAAGGCGCGCCTGCAGGCGAAGGGCTACGGGCCCGACAAGCCGATCGCCGACAACAAGCAGACGGCCGGCCGCGCGAAGAACCGCCGCGTCGAGTTCAACATCCTGAAGAGCGCCAAGAAGTCCGCCCCGGCGCCCTGA
- a CDS encoding VIT domain-containing protein: MSDQRREDGQSETPEMQGETPEAKTDEAQAAPEAAATPEPQPEAETAAQTDADADADDDDDDEEDEPLPAAVAPEAPQRPERLVLVVTRGDKQDVAEWLPASDPRAQEQLRRPSSGPSYDDVVGGGGMSPTIFAVASSLVIVLVTVLLLRGGGERQPSQPLVPTVADLQAVHAGVSAAGAPVQRTRRVSVGDVVETDADGRARLRLDDGTALVIDRGTKIEITKAGARLEHGRIFVQGALGARTEIDLGAAVGIVSGANTGVERPKSATSTAKLYAANEEITVRAGGAEKTVRAGETATVNGDKVTVAPERGYDDWTGGMAAPWGAKGTPRRAVGELWGRTQAPGDAGSPLTLRAHDVEAVVARETAETEVKTTFFNAGSDTVTGDYRMAIPPGAIVSRFASVRGGAAHEGHVALASRDAGSTTTNAEVLEWAGEGWVRATIPNIAPGATVQVVVRYVEWLVPRRKGDGKSWVVQYRYPMVSDSAPPLIGEFSARVDATPSSPASIASGLGARVSGSTVEVRRPDYRPTADLVVDVEISPASQAARLFAAPPLERDEDEPAGTVLVRTEVPEAAREEGVTLALVLDVSSSVEPALLEAERALVEAVLVGLGARDRVVVLASDQAVRPVGPAAIGPVDEARRKAIRDALSSLSPGGATDLGRALEAGADALPPDAPAGMVIYVGDGWPTVGDPTVDLIQARLARRQGGAPRLGAVGVGPLVNRFALAGLVRGSGPLLEIADTTDAARAATELIAEALQPAVAGVEVVFGPEVDRVYPRGARAVTSGETVSAVGRVRGELPREITLRWRDARGAHEEKRPVLVERAPNEMDVSRRWAAARVEEIALKAKGREAATDVALRAGLLTPWTGWLVGGAMVYPPTSLQTRILDLSASEGGFAAAFATPRASAGTLTNVPQETEAAEAKDDEAAFKSAVAEAAARVLDDAGSAVRACRDSRAALRPEIGGNLDVRFELDGEGRADKVRVKGTGNQDDEALDRCVEVIVRGLVFPASGLSVTININRSIALPPPRATLRARKCSATSQLPLPLRRGVWRERLDRGEADAVYLEAKQSCELPTWTDRRALLELALVHVGDGIKRVVIARRLDLAGETDAAALMRREAVRRAQSPEELVAIKRALVGDERYPVGTFRKQYRAASDDKARLSVVRRFLAIAPHDARLRRRLFALLEALDMKTELSDEIRRVRRDPFADAGLLADAASALLRIGDEVEARRTFGELSERAPRDPWARAFLGDRLRNEGFFNDASLAYAVLEELVPDEPAAVIRLALAHAGAGRLDIAGRMLSRVAQTGGRAGDAQLGELAGRLAQVLLAEGRGAQGIGAADADRLVRASLELPYPAAAAVVLVRAPAGALPIDVKLLRDKDEAPADIAAAGIGLYTARFGAGEKSDIRLRLARPEDLPPARATKVRVDVLVPDGDGKPPRLTSVEVELPSSGKPVELRWNGSAFTPG; the protein is encoded by the coding sequence GTGAGCGACCAACGACGAGAAGACGGGCAGAGCGAGACGCCCGAGATGCAAGGCGAGACGCCCGAGGCCAAGACGGACGAAGCGCAAGCGGCTCCGGAAGCAGCAGCGACTCCGGAACCGCAGCCGGAGGCGGAGACGGCAGCGCAGACCGACGCGGATGCGGATGCGGACGACGACGACGACGACGAAGAGGACGAACCTCTGCCGGCGGCGGTCGCGCCCGAGGCTCCGCAGCGGCCCGAGCGCCTGGTCCTCGTGGTCACGCGCGGCGACAAGCAGGACGTGGCCGAGTGGCTGCCGGCGAGCGATCCGCGCGCGCAGGAGCAACTCCGCCGGCCCTCGTCCGGTCCGTCTTACGACGACGTGGTGGGCGGCGGCGGGATGTCGCCCACGATCTTCGCGGTCGCGAGCTCGCTCGTCATCGTGCTCGTGACCGTGCTCCTCCTGCGAGGCGGGGGCGAGCGCCAGCCGAGCCAGCCGCTCGTGCCGACGGTGGCCGATCTGCAGGCCGTGCACGCCGGCGTCTCGGCAGCAGGCGCGCCGGTGCAGCGGACGCGGCGCGTGTCGGTGGGCGACGTCGTCGAGACCGACGCGGACGGGCGCGCGCGCCTTCGGCTCGATGACGGCACCGCGCTCGTCATCGATCGCGGCACGAAGATCGAGATCACCAAGGCCGGAGCGAGGCTCGAGCACGGGAGGATCTTCGTGCAAGGCGCGCTCGGCGCGCGCACCGAGATCGATCTCGGCGCGGCCGTGGGCATCGTGAGCGGCGCGAACACGGGCGTCGAGCGCCCGAAGAGCGCGACCTCCACCGCCAAGCTCTACGCGGCGAACGAGGAGATCACCGTGCGCGCAGGCGGCGCCGAGAAGACGGTGCGCGCCGGCGAGACCGCCACGGTGAACGGCGACAAGGTCACCGTCGCGCCCGAGCGCGGCTACGACGACTGGACGGGCGGAATGGCCGCGCCGTGGGGCGCGAAGGGCACGCCGCGCAGGGCCGTGGGCGAGCTCTGGGGCCGCACGCAGGCGCCGGGCGACGCGGGCTCTCCGCTCACGCTCCGCGCCCACGACGTCGAGGCCGTGGTCGCGCGCGAGACGGCCGAGACCGAGGTCAAGACGACCTTCTTCAACGCCGGCAGCGACACCGTCACCGGCGACTACCGCATGGCCATCCCGCCGGGCGCGATCGTGTCGCGCTTCGCGTCGGTGCGCGGCGGCGCGGCGCACGAAGGCCACGTCGCGCTCGCCTCGCGCGACGCCGGATCGACCACGACCAACGCCGAGGTGCTCGAGTGGGCCGGCGAGGGCTGGGTGCGCGCGACGATCCCGAACATCGCGCCCGGCGCCACCGTGCAGGTGGTCGTCCGCTACGTCGAGTGGCTCGTCCCGCGGCGCAAGGGCGATGGCAAGAGCTGGGTCGTGCAGTACCGCTACCCGATGGTGTCGGACTCGGCGCCGCCGCTCATCGGCGAGTTCTCCGCGCGCGTCGACGCGACGCCTTCGAGCCCCGCGTCGATCGCCTCCGGGCTCGGCGCGCGCGTCTCGGGCAGCACCGTCGAGGTGCGCCGGCCCGACTACAGGCCCACCGCCGATCTCGTGGTGGACGTCGAGATCTCGCCCGCCTCCCAGGCCGCGCGCCTGTTCGCGGCGCCGCCGCTCGAGCGCGACGAGGACGAGCCCGCGGGCACGGTCCTCGTGCGCACCGAGGTGCCCGAGGCCGCGCGCGAGGAGGGCGTGACGCTCGCCCTCGTTCTCGATGTCTCCTCCAGCGTCGAGCCCGCGTTGCTCGAGGCCGAGCGCGCGCTCGTCGAGGCCGTGCTCGTCGGGCTCGGCGCGCGCGATCGCGTGGTCGTGCTCGCGTCGGATCAAGCGGTTCGTCCCGTCGGACCTGCCGCGATCGGGCCCGTGGACGAGGCGCGCCGCAAGGCGATCCGTGACGCGCTCTCGAGCCTGTCGCCTGGCGGCGCGACGGATCTCGGCCGCGCGCTCGAGGCGGGGGCCGATGCGCTGCCGCCCGACGCGCCCGCAGGCATGGTGATCTACGTGGGCGATGGTTGGCCCACGGTGGGCGATCCGACCGTGGATCTGATCCAGGCGCGCCTCGCGCGACGTCAGGGCGGCGCGCCGCGGCTCGGGGCCGTGGGCGTCGGGCCGCTCGTCAACCGCTTCGCGCTCGCTGGCCTCGTGCGCGGCTCGGGCCCGCTGCTCGAGATCGCCGACACGACCGACGCTGCGCGCGCGGCCACCGAGCTCATCGCCGAGGCACTGCAGCCGGCCGTGGCGGGCGTTGAGGTCGTCTTCGGGCCCGAGGTCGATCGCGTCTACCCGCGCGGCGCCCGCGCGGTCACGTCGGGCGAGACGGTGAGCGCCGTCGGTCGCGTGCGCGGCGAGCTGCCGCGCGAGATCACGCTGCGCTGGCGCGACGCCCGCGGCGCGCACGAGGAGAAGCGCCCCGTGCTCGTCGAGCGCGCGCCCAACGAGATGGATGTGTCACGGCGCTGGGCTGCGGCGCGGGTCGAGGAGATCGCGCTCAAGGCCAAGGGTCGCGAGGCGGCGACGGACGTGGCGCTTCGCGCGGGTCTGCTCACCCCGTGGACCGGGTGGCTCGTGGGCGGCGCGATGGTTTACCCGCCGACGTCGCTGCAGACGCGCATCCTCGATCTGTCCGCGAGCGAGGGCGGCTTCGCGGCGGCCTTCGCGACGCCGCGCGCCTCGGCCGGCACGCTGACCAACGTCCCGCAGGAGACCGAGGCCGCCGAGGCCAAGGACGACGAGGCCGCCTTCAAGTCCGCGGTGGCCGAGGCTGCGGCCAGGGTGCTCGACGACGCCGGCAGCGCCGTGCGCGCTTGCCGCGACTCACGCGCCGCCCTGCGCCCCGAGATCGGCGGCAACCTCGACGTGCGCTTCGAGCTCGACGGCGAGGGCCGGGCCGACAAGGTCCGCGTCAAGGGCACGGGCAATCAGGATGACGAGGCGCTCGATCGGTGCGTCGAGGTCATCGTGCGCGGGCTCGTCTTCCCCGCGAGCGGCCTGTCGGTCACGATCAACATCAACCGCTCGATCGCGCTGCCTCCGCCGCGCGCCACGCTCCGGGCGCGCAAGTGCTCGGCGACCTCGCAGCTCCCGTTGCCTCTGCGTCGCGGCGTCTGGCGCGAGCGGCTCGATCGGGGCGAGGCCGACGCGGTCTACCTCGAGGCCAAGCAGTCCTGCGAGCTGCCCACCTGGACCGATCGTCGCGCGCTGCTCGAGCTGGCCCTCGTGCACGTCGGAGACGGCATCAAGCGCGTCGTGATCGCGCGGCGCCTCGATCTCGCGGGCGAGACGGACGCAGCGGCGCTCATGCGGCGCGAGGCCGTTCGTCGCGCGCAGAGCCCCGAGGAGCTGGTGGCGATCAAGCGCGCCCTCGTCGGCGACGAGCGCTACCCCGTGGGCACGTTCCGCAAGCAGTACCGCGCCGCCAGCGACGACAAGGCGCGGCTCTCGGTCGTGCGGCGCTTCCTCGCGATCGCGCCCCACGACGCGCGCCTGCGGCGGCGGCTGTTCGCGCTGCTCGAGGCGCTCGACATGAAGACCGAGCTTTCGGACGAGATCCGGCGCGTGCGACGCGATCCCTTCGCCGACGCCGGCCTGCTCGCGGACGCGGCCTCGGCTCTGTTGCGCATCGGCGACGAGGTCGAGGCGCGGCGCACCTTCGGCGAGCTCAGCGAGCGCGCCCCGCGCGATCCGTGGGCGCGTGCGTTCCTCGGCGATCGTCTGCGCAACGAGGGCTTCTTCAATGACGCCTCGCTCGCGTATGCGGTCCTCGAGGAGCTCGTCCCCGACGAGCCCGCCGCCGTCATCCGCCTCGCGCTCGCGCATGCGGGCGCCGGCAGGCTCGACATCGCGGGCCGCATGCTCTCGCGCGTCGCGCAGACGGGCGGACGCGCGGGCGACGCGCAGCTCGGCGAGCTGGCAGGTCGGCTGGCGCAGGTGCTGCTCGCCGAGGGCCGCGGGGCGCAAGGCATCGGCGCGGCGGATGCGGACAGGCTCGTGCGCGCATCGCTCGAGCTGCCC
- a CDS encoding VIT domain-containing protein produces the protein MSSPSARPRLAVVVLALIALVCPGLLAGCSEPERPLLPRSQTWAELRTVRRAVLVAPPGEPERQPYPRERLVDGESVRVQADGLAWLRRDGGATLLVRGPAKLVLRSDVVEISEGRIFVDTPAAITTEIATPSGPLHLAHVRASIDVSAEGATEVYVLAGEVRTDGSGRATAGERLVVTGKPGAAKVTTSPALTWEDWTGGLATTDRVAEPAPFGVGTVGARRPGDQGAPRFPLAIQKLDVRVTIQEDFAITEVDEIFFNPSSATVEGIYRFRTPDGATLHKFGVDREGVIFWGYVKEKKAAAAQYQANVYEGSKEDPALLEWEAPGVYKARLYPIAPGQSRRVVVRYAEWLGRTGPKGERRLWVYPMAADGAEGSLPHIEELTATIDLGRAGARDVRVGMSGVREGNTITVRAQDFVPRADLAVELFDDGLIAPRAYTAPHTVDLDTVQPSERSEALQRGKTEADYLIVPVRAADVPLAKGGLDLAIVIDTSAATDAPSLAIARATTAALLAHLGKEDRVAIWGGDTSLTPVVPGREGLQAIDEAGRREVLARLSRVERGGATDLGAMLSQAAASLDPARRGAVVYVGDGSATVGELRLGELRDRLAKLPRPVRMFGIGVGDGADLAVLEGLARGGFAERVSDANAASRAALRLLEHAERPAWLGAQVDLGPTVERVFPRDLGALVADESVVVIGRVTSGGLPTTMAVTGPAGTNRTNLKVTRIEDEGDLRRRWAEGRLLQMMDEGGGHAAMVDLGSRHAIITPVTSLYVPTKNEMTPEERAELERRKGLARSIVDTKRRKSLGWTPLIKSDADEEKEAEEAEAPTAAVAAASAPSADNKEGGTGTRAKGEEGSMGNPNSKATGNRYGTMGPSDNDAHISQQAALRDAAEFGMVGLLNAGSGGDPNAPTAPWGRDDSLGNDPASARGNQWGDSIGDAQGGAAGLGLSGLGEGGGGKGDGIGSGLGNIGTIGHGAGTGTGQGYGSGAGRLGGAHRSPSPKVIAPAPSAAPMASPAATMAPPPPPSPMVPFSGAASKAKQAEPTTEVETKPAADEKAKQDTGGKDKSGSSGTTIVVHLGDVSHKASPCSGAAVVPFEERIGLWRERLGRVAGNPAAVASVYRMALAACEAPTFRERSKLVALMLDAMPTVPGRVSLWRTMFKDLGVADALYRGILARVRTPQEMRDLHAALGLKTIDPGLLDKIIKEAKSPEERAKKLRELVTQWPDDFSLALRLLDALEDAGDDAGARELGRTLRSRPDADARVRTAVGELYLRLSARGDDAVKKAAYEAEARRAFGEIVEFAPDDPVARRRLGDLLRSHGWYADAARQYETLARLAPDDTSVSLLLAAAAEGMGKLEEAIKWTEKGGAAGSPDAEASPAVTARAFAATYLAWGRLDAQKSGKKDEEQTLRARYLRVASTDRGSEKAPRGARVALTWSHPELHPTLWTNALGTQMPAPEGDVTLGIAQATLPLREGARVEVRLEPEDVEHAARLGAEATLTVAIGEGEDGETIVKLPIRFARDGANARVFAISRGEVREVQP, from the coding sequence ATGTCCTCGCCCAGCGCGCGCCCGCGTCTCGCGGTCGTCGTCCTCGCCCTGATCGCCCTGGTTTGTCCAGGGCTCCTCGCCGGTTGTAGCGAGCCCGAGCGGCCGCTCTTGCCGCGGTCCCAGACATGGGCCGAGCTGCGGACGGTGCGCCGCGCGGTCCTCGTGGCGCCGCCCGGCGAGCCAGAGCGGCAGCCCTACCCGCGCGAGCGGCTCGTCGACGGCGAGAGCGTGCGGGTCCAGGCCGACGGCCTCGCGTGGCTGCGGCGCGACGGGGGCGCGACGCTGCTCGTGCGTGGGCCGGCGAAGCTGGTCCTGCGATCGGACGTCGTCGAGATCTCCGAGGGCCGGATCTTCGTGGACACGCCGGCCGCGATCACGACCGAGATCGCGACGCCCTCGGGCCCGCTGCACCTCGCGCACGTGCGGGCGAGCATCGACGTGAGCGCGGAGGGCGCGACGGAGGTGTACGTGCTCGCGGGCGAGGTGCGCACCGATGGTTCGGGGCGCGCGACCGCGGGGGAGCGGCTCGTGGTGACGGGCAAGCCCGGGGCGGCGAAGGTGACGACGTCGCCGGCGCTCACGTGGGAGGACTGGACGGGCGGGCTCGCGACGACCGACCGCGTGGCCGAGCCTGCGCCCTTCGGGGTGGGCACGGTGGGCGCGCGCAGGCCCGGCGATCAGGGCGCGCCGCGGTTTCCGCTCGCGATCCAGAAGCTCGACGTGCGCGTCACGATCCAGGAGGACTTCGCGATCACCGAGGTCGACGAGATCTTCTTCAACCCGAGCTCGGCGACGGTGGAGGGGATCTATCGGTTTCGCACGCCCGACGGCGCGACGCTGCACAAGTTCGGCGTCGATCGCGAGGGCGTGATCTTCTGGGGTTACGTCAAGGAGAAGAAGGCGGCCGCGGCGCAGTACCAGGCGAACGTCTACGAGGGCAGCAAGGAGGATCCGGCGCTGCTCGAGTGGGAGGCGCCGGGCGTGTACAAGGCGCGGCTGTACCCGATCGCGCCTGGCCAGTCGCGGCGCGTGGTCGTGCGCTACGCGGAGTGGCTCGGGCGCACGGGCCCGAAGGGCGAGCGGCGGCTGTGGGTCTACCCGATGGCGGCCGATGGCGCGGAGGGCTCCTTGCCGCACATCGAGGAGCTGACCGCGACGATCGATCTCGGGCGTGCGGGCGCGCGCGACGTGCGCGTGGGCATGAGCGGCGTGCGCGAGGGCAACACGATCACCGTGCGGGCGCAGGACTTCGTTCCCCGCGCGGATCTCGCGGTCGAGCTGTTCGACGACGGCCTGATCGCGCCGCGCGCGTACACGGCGCCGCACACGGTGGATCTCGACACGGTGCAGCCGTCGGAGCGCTCGGAGGCGCTGCAGCGCGGGAAGACCGAGGCGGACTATCTCATCGTGCCCGTGCGAGCCGCGGACGTGCCGCTCGCGAAGGGCGGGCTCGATCTGGCGATCGTGATCGACACCTCGGCCGCGACGGACGCTCCGTCGCTCGCGATCGCGCGGGCGACGACGGCGGCCTTGCTCGCGCACCTCGGCAAGGAGGACAGGGTCGCGATCTGGGGCGGCGACACGTCGCTCACGCCGGTCGTGCCGGGGCGCGAGGGGCTGCAAGCGATCGACGAGGCGGGGCGGCGTGAGGTGCTCGCGCGGCTGTCGCGGGTGGAGCGCGGCGGCGCGACCGATCTCGGGGCGATGCTGAGCCAGGCGGCGGCGTCGCTCGATCCGGCGCGTCGAGGAGCGGTGGTGTACGTGGGCGACGGGTCGGCGACGGTGGGCGAGCTGCGGCTCGGCGAGCTGCGCGACCGGCTCGCGAAGCTGCCGCGGCCGGTGCGGATGTTCGGCATCGGCGTGGGCGACGGCGCGGATCTGGCGGTGCTCGAGGGGCTCGCGCGCGGAGGGTTCGCCGAGCGCGTGTCCGACGCGAACGCGGCGTCGCGTGCGGCGCTTCGGCTGCTCGAGCACGCCGAGCGGCCCGCGTGGCTCGGGGCGCAAGTGGATCTCGGGCCCACGGTGGAGCGGGTTTTCCCGCGTGATCTCGGCGCGCTCGTCGCCGACGAGAGCGTGGTGGTGATCGGGCGCGTGACGTCCGGCGGGCTGCCCACGACGATGGCGGTGACCGGGCCCGCGGGGACGAACCGGACGAACCTCAAGGTGACGCGCATCGAGGACGAGGGCGATCTGCGGCGGCGCTGGGCCGAGGGGCGGCTGTTGCAGATGATGGACGAGGGTGGTGGGCACGCGGCGATGGTGGATCTCGGCTCGCGGCACGCGATCATCACGCCGGTCACCTCGCTCTACGTGCCGACGAAGAACGAGATGACGCCCGAGGAGCGCGCCGAGCTCGAGCGCCGCAAGGGCCTGGCGAGGAGCATCGTCGACACCAAGCGGAGAAAGTCGCTCGGATGGACGCCGCTCATCAAGTCGGACGCTGACGAGGAGAAAGAGGCCGAGGAGGCGGAAGCGCCCACCGCGGCGGTCGCCGCGGCCTCGGCGCCGAGCGCGGACAACAAGGAAGGCGGCACGGGCACGCGCGCGAAGGGCGAGGAGGGGTCGATGGGCAACCCCAACTCCAAGGCGACAGGCAATCGTTACGGCACGATGGGGCCGTCGGACAACGACGCGCACATCTCGCAGCAGGCGGCGCTGCGCGACGCGGCCGAGTTCGGGATGGTCGGCCTGCTCAATGCGGGATCGGGCGGCGATCCGAACGCGCCGACGGCGCCGTGGGGGCGCGACGACTCGCTAGGAAACGATCCGGCGAGCGCGCGCGGCAACCAGTGGGGCGACAGCATCGGCGACGCGCAGGGCGGGGCTGCCGGCCTCGGTCTGTCGGGGCTCGGCGAGGGCGGCGGAGGCAAGGGCGACGGCATCGGGAGCGGGCTCGGCAACATCGGCACGATCGGTCACGGCGCCGGCACGGGCACGGGGCAGGGCTACGGATCCGGGGCAGGCAGGCTCGGAGGCGCGCACAGGAGCCCGTCCCCGAAGGTCATCGCGCCCGCGCCCTCGGCGGCGCCCATGGCTTCCCCTGCGGCGACGATGGCGCCGCCTCCGCCGCCGTCTCCAATGGTCCCTTTCTCGGGCGCGGCGTCGAAGGCCAAGCAGGCCGAACCGACGACCGAGGTCGAAACGAAGCCCGCGGCTGACGAGAAGGCCAAGCAGGACACCGGCGGCAAGGACAAGTCGGGCTCGTCGGGGACCACCATCGTGGTGCACCTGGGCGACGTTTCGCACAAGGCCTCGCCGTGCAGCGGCGCTGCGGTGGTGCCGTTCGAGGAGCGCATCGGCCTGTGGCGCGAGCGGCTCGGGCGCGTGGCGGGCAACCCCGCGGCGGTGGCTTCGGTGTACCGCATGGCGCTCGCCGCGTGCGAGGCGCCGACGTTCCGCGAGCGGAGCAAGCTCGTCGCGCTGATGCTCGACGCGATGCCGACGGTGCCGGGGCGCGTGTCGCTGTGGCGGACGATGTTCAAGGATCTCGGCGTCGCGGACGCGCTCTACCGCGGGATCCTGGCGCGGGTGCGGACGCCGCAGGAGATGCGCGATCTGCACGCGGCGCTCGGGCTCAAGACGATCGATCCGGGCCTGCTCGACAAGATCATCAAGGAGGCCAAGTCGCCCGAGGAGCGCGCGAAGAAGCTGCGCGAGCTGGTGACGCAGTGGCCCGACGACTTCTCGCTCGCGCTCAGGCTGCTCGACGCGCTCGAGGACGCGGGCGACGACGCGGGGGCGCGCGAGCTCGGCCGCACGCTCCGATCGCGGCCCGATGCGGACGCGCGGGTGCGGACGGCCGTGGGCGAGCTGTACCTGCGGCTGTCGGCTCGCGGCGACGACGCGGTGAAGAAGGCGGCGTACGAGGCCGAGGCGCGGCGCGCGTTCGGCGAGATCGTGGAGTTTGCGCCCGACGATCCGGTGGCGCGGCGAAGGCTCGGCGATCTTTTGAGGTCCCACGGCTGGTACGCGGACGCTGCGCGCCAGTACGAGACGCTCGCGCGGCTCGCGCCCGACGACACGAGCGTCTCGCTCCTGCTCGCGGCCGCGGCCGAGGGCATGGGCAAGCTCGAGGAGGCGATCAAGTGGACCGAGAAGGGCGGAGCGGCAGGCTCCCCCGACGCCGAGGCGAGCCCGGCGGTCACGGCCCGCGCGTTTGCCGCGACGTACCTCGCGTGGGGTCGGCTCGATGCGCAGAAGTCGGGCAAGAAGGACGAGGAGCAGACGCTGCGGGCGCGCTATCTGCGCGTGGCGTCGACCGATCGTGGGAGCGAGAAGGCGCCTCGCGGCGCGCGCGTCGCGCTCACGTGGTCGCACCCCGAGCTGCACCCGACGCTCTGGACCAACGCGCTCGGCACGCAGATGCCTGCGCCCGAGGGCGACGTGACGCTCGGGATCGCGCAGGCGACGTTGCCGCTGCGCGAGGGGGCGCGGGTCGAGGTGAGGCTCGAGCCCGAGGACGTGGAGCACGCAGCGCGGCTCGGCGCCGAGGCGACTCTCACCGTGGCGATCGGCGAGGGAGAGGACGGAGAGACGATCGTGAAGCTTCCAATCCGCTTTGCCCGCGACGGCGCGAACGCGCGGGTGTTCGCCATCTCGAGGGGTGAGGTCCGGGAGGTCCAGCCGTGA